GTATTGGATTTGATAGATCGAGTCCCCACCTGGAATATGATATATAGCCTGACTGACATCCTATCTTGGAATGGCTCAATGGGCAGAAAGATTGTCATAGATTTTGTCATGATGTTGTCACAACGTGGATCAGTGTACCAATAAAGCTGACGGGCGATGTGGGACGATAAAGACCAATCAGTTCAGTCTTATCAGCTACAAATAACCATTTGGATTTGATATATATTAGTTAACAGCCTAGTTATCACTATGTTAATGTTTGTTCTAATCTTTTGTTTGATGCATCCTAATTTAGGCATCGGAGGTAATCTTATTGGATACGTTGTGGGCGCCTTCTGAGTCTCGTAGGTTCACTGGTTTATACTCTCATCAGGTGGATTTCCTTCAGCTCAATAAGCTCACTTAAAGATGTGCTCGACATCAGAAATAGATCCACATGGGACATATTACACAGATCTGTCATCATCATTGGGAGAGAGAGTGACACATGGCCTTCTGCACTATCTGGAATTAGGTTTCAGGAAAACAAATATTAAGAATTCATGCACTTGTAGTTTGGTCAATAGAGGAAGGTTTTAGCTTTAGACTTATTCAGCTCCTTGCTACTGAGATTTTGGAGAGTCTCAAATATGCTGCATGTTCCAGCTTCTGCTCACTTCTTTAGCTGTCACAGCTTGGTCCAAGGAGAAGATTGGCCCATTAACCTTCTAATTCTAATATGATGCAGTAACTAATCTATTAACTTGATTGGCATTGACTTACGGGACTGAAAATACTTTAAACTTAATTTAATCATAACTTCATCTCAGACCTATAAACTAATTTCTGTCTGGGATTATATATGGTGGGGTGTCATTATGTAATTCATCGACTCTCAGAACCTGCCCTTAGGACAATTTTCTCTCCTATGTATTACATTAAATTGCATACAGGCTGCTTTTACATGGATATGAATATGAGATCTATCAATTGTGTGATGATGGGCTAAACACCCTACTTTTTTAGAGGAAAAGAATCCAAGTCCAAACATCTTGTTCCATCTAAcccttaaaattttaaataattcaatCTTCAACtcttacatatatgtatatgtatgcctCTGAGTTTTTATTATGTCAACTTGTTTATGTGGAGTCCCACCATAGATCAGAAAACACTATTGCTTTATAGGCCTTCGAAATTAAAGTTTTTATGCATTATGATTTAGGCTTTAATGTTGACTTGTGTTTTTGTTGGTTTGTGGAATAAACACTACAAAATACACCTAGTTATGACCATTTATTTAGCCTCAACAATTTTTATGATGTACAACAAATCACTAAAATTTGGGTCTTCTTATAGAGAAATGCAAATTAAATGATCAAATTTAGAGTCTTATCGCGAACTTAGTGGAGTTTGCTTAAGTCATATAGTACCCAAGCAACACTTCAAATTGCATGGACGATTTAAAAACTCCCTTAGTGTAGAAAGGACACTTGTAAATTTTTAGTTATAGCGCATAAGGGTTCTCTCGCAATTAGAGAGCCTAAGGTTGCAAACAGAGATGATCATGTTTTCGACAATGATTTGGCTACTATATTTAAGTGAAGGTTAAAGGAATATGCCTACTAGAAATCTCTTAAAAGTAATATTACTATCATGGGACTCCATAATGCAAATAGACAACAGCCAAAATCGCATCAGGATGCCCAAATCTTTCTATAATCATAAAGAGCTAAAATACATGTGATGGAGCTGGTAATTTAAAGCTTACTTTCCATCGTAGTATAATAATTTGCATTTTGCGTATCTAGAGATTTTTTCTCTGATGACTGACAGTTTGGATCAAAACTATATTACCCTTCACAGAATAGATCTTTTAAACATTAGTTTTTCATGAATTTTCAAGCAGTAGATTCAGTTTTGGGAAGATAATGTCGAaatgaaaatttgagatttaattcAAAGATGCACTGGACAGATGTCTTACAAAAAATGAGAATTAgggaaaaaataaacaaaaaagaagttTGGCGTCAATTACTGCTCATCATGGGGCTGCTGAAGTAGTTTCATCACTGACTTGGGAGATCTTAATGCAAATTTTCAACTCAGCCTTTTAAGCTTTGTCACAACTTTATTAAATCCATGTTCCCATTGTTCCTTGTGATCAATCAGAAGGACCGATGAGCAGAAGTTATGCTGGAAGGATGTGAATTGCCACCTTCAAGCATCCTGGTTATCGGTGTTTGCTCCAGCTGTGGAGGGTTGCTGAGGAGCTTGTAAGTCTTCGAGCATTCATGACACAAGGAAAAAGGTTAGCAATTTGATTCCATGCTGAAAAGAAATTGCAGTTTCATCAAGCTATGATTTTTATAGAATAACAAACACATTTAAGTTAGAAAAGTATTTCAAATGCTCTTAGAAGCTGTCCATGAGATCtcttgcaagctagtaaatctaTAGATCAGTGTCATTTATAAATGAGGGCAGAGGATGTGGATGATGTTTACCTACTGCTGTGCTCAGGGGTTGCCTTGCATGTGGTGGGGGTTGGAGCTGAAACGGGTGTTGTTGCGAGGAGGAGGGAATGAAGGACCCCTGCATGTGGGGTGCAGGATGCTGCTGCATGTATGGTGGCCGTGGGCCTTGTGCTAGAGAAGGAAACCCTGCCCTGGGACTTTGCATAGAGTACCCCATGTGAGGGTAATGGTGGTAGGGTGGAGGTCCAACAGCTGATGGTGACGTTGGTCCATATAGCTGTTGGTAGTAGTAGGATGCCACTTGGGGATTGTACATAGCAGcctgtttgcagaattcagaaaaGCACAAATGCCATGGCATTAAACATTTGATGAGATACACAGATGATGCACAAGTGAAACTAAATTATCGCTGATAAGAACAGTGCTCCATCGAATAGACTGTTTGTTTTATGAGAGAGATTTCTTTTGTTTGGtaaagatgaaaggttaaagaggtTGTGAACTACGACTTTTATCATGCTCAGTGCATTTGTTCCAACATGGAAGGGAATTTGGTGCTCTGTTTCTGCAATAGATGCAGTGCCAATGAATAGTTTCCTAACCCTTGGAAGCTTATAGGGTCCTGAAGAACATTGCTAAATTAAATCTGGATCAAAGGCAGGTATCCATGCAGGGGAACTCGAACCCTATAAAACCAAACAAAGAGAGAAGGAAGCACTGACTTGTTGATATCCATATTCAGATGGGTAGGTCAGATACCTGCAATGACAGAACAAATCCATTAGATGCAAGTACCCTACGCAAGACTGTTATGGAGCGCATTGATAGATCAGACACAGTGAGCCCACACACCATCGGGAGGAAAAGGAAAAATTGAATGAGAGGCATCAGACCAATCTCTATGGACTCGAAGGGGTTTTGGGAGGACGAGCAGGAGAAGTTGAACTCGCTCACAGAGGGTATTAGGGCTGGAGAGCATTGGGAACAAGGTTTTTAGgggggagagggagagaaagaggggggtggggggtgcaGCAATGTGTCGTGGCAGGCATTAATTGGAGCGGCTAACAGGCGGCAGCCCACCTTGGCCCTCCACGATGGAGTGTGGGGCTCACAGAAAGGGAGGGAGCAGCAGGTGGGGGACACTCACCCGAGAGGAGCAGGGTAGATGACTGGGGGGCCCACTTGTGCTGGCAGTCTGCCATATGGTGGTGGTGGGCCCTGGTACATGCTCCCATCTTGGCTCCTCCCTGCACACAACAGTGACACGAGAGGATCAAAGAGCAGCCACATCTCGTTGATCCCCATGCAATAATTATGTTGATGATGGTGATGTATTATTCGTGGCCTAACAAGTCGAAAATGCCACATGAAGAAGCAATGGTCTCTCTCTTTCCTAAAGACCGATTAAGGAGTTAAAACCAAGATAAAGGTGAATCCCCTGTGTGTAATGAGGAGATGGAGCCAACACAGGCTTGGCTGGAGCTTATAATATTATTTGGCCAAGCGAAGGCATCACTAGTCTATGCCTGCAATGAATCAGCCAACTTGCCCCTGCGCTAAGTCCTGCACCTTTGAGCTGGCATTTCAGTACTTCTCTTGTATGGGTGTTTTGGCACTCGCTATTGCTCTATGCCTGCTGGCCAATGCCCTTTCCTGAGATGATTCAGTCGAGGAAGATGACACCCACCCCTTGATCACGCAAAAGGAAAGAGATGGAGATGAACACAGAGCGAGGGCGGGGGGGTGTGTGTCAAGTCATCCTATACTAAGAAAGCGTGGTAGGAGAAATAGTATTTCCATTTTGTGTTGTCTACGTT
This genomic stretch from Musa acuminata AAA Group cultivar baxijiao chromosome BXJ3-9, Cavendish_Baxijiao_AAA, whole genome shotgun sequence harbors:
- the LOC135649736 gene encoding uncharacterized protein LOC135649736 isoform X1, whose product is MASASSSTSSPQYRSRFGDTTLTKVFVGGLAWETPTEELRRYFEQFGEILEAVIITDKFTGRSKGYGFVTFREPESARRSVADPNPVIGGRRANCNIAALGRPRPPSPRLGRSQDGSMYQGPPPPYGRLPAQVGPPVIYPAPLGYLTYPSEYGYQQAAMYNPQVASYYYQQLYGPTSPSAVGPPPYHHYPHMGYSMQSPRAGFPSLAQGPRPPYMQQHPAPHMQGSFIPSSSQQHPFQLQPPPHARQPLSTAVDLQAPQQPSTAGANTDNQDA
- the LOC135649736 gene encoding uncharacterized protein LOC135649736 isoform X2, whose translation is MASASSSTSSPQYRSRFGDTTLTKVFVGGLAWETPTEELRRYFEQFGEILEAVIITDKFTGRSKGYGFVTFREPESARRSVADPNPVIGGRRANCNIAALGRPRPPSPRLGCYVQSPSGILLLPTAIWTNVTISCWTSTLPPLPSHGVLYAKSQGRVSFSSTRPTATIHAAASCTPHAGVLHSLLLATTPVSAPTPTTCKATPEHSSRLTSSSATLHSWSKHR